The following proteins come from a genomic window of Burkholderia stabilis:
- the fliI gene encoding flagellar protein export ATPase FliI, whose product MVTRPPESLAHDGMTPLERELALASFGPAASEAAHDTTAHAGAGTGAASAAPDITPRAPHNPHLALWRTHLNGLASRSHRALPLRPCGRLTRAAGLVLEAIGLRLSVGAECTIELPPGSTLSHAEAEVVGFAGDRLFLMPTTDVAGVLPGARVWPRESAPVADPLAGAKRLPVGWEMLGRVVDASGRPLDGLGPLASKVDAPLSAPSINPLEREPIHHVLDVGVRAINALLTVGRGQRMGLFAGSGVGKSVLLGTMARYTSAEVIVIGLIGERGREVKEFIEQILGEDGLARSVVVAAPADVSPLLRMQGAAYATSLAEYFRDQGKHVLLLMDSLTRYAMAQREIALAIGEPPATKGYPPSVFAKLPALVERTGNGPEGGGSITAFYTVLTEGDDQQDPIADSARAILDGHIVLSRTLAEAGHYPAIDIEASISRAMTALIDETHLDHVRQFKQMLSRYQRNRDLIAVGAYAPGRDAQLDRAIALYPRIESFLQQGFRECAPFASSLAGLDALFDAYGG is encoded by the coding sequence GTGGTGACGCGGCCGCCCGAATCGCTCGCGCACGACGGTATGACGCCGCTCGAACGCGAACTCGCGCTCGCGTCGTTCGGCCCCGCCGCCTCTGAGGCCGCGCACGACACGACGGCACATGCCGGCGCGGGCACGGGCGCCGCTTCGGCCGCCCCCGACATCACGCCGCGCGCGCCGCACAACCCGCATCTCGCGCTTTGGCGCACGCACCTGAACGGCCTCGCGTCGCGCAGCCACCGTGCGCTGCCGCTGCGGCCGTGCGGGCGCCTCACGCGCGCGGCGGGCCTCGTGCTCGAAGCGATCGGGTTGCGCCTGTCGGTCGGCGCCGAATGCACGATCGAATTGCCGCCCGGCAGCACGCTGTCGCACGCGGAAGCGGAAGTCGTCGGCTTCGCCGGCGACCGCCTGTTCCTGATGCCGACCACCGACGTCGCCGGCGTGCTGCCCGGCGCGCGCGTGTGGCCGCGCGAAAGCGCGCCCGTCGCCGATCCGCTCGCGGGCGCGAAGCGCCTGCCGGTCGGCTGGGAAATGCTCGGGCGTGTGGTCGACGCATCGGGCCGCCCGCTCGACGGCCTCGGCCCGCTCGCGTCGAAGGTCGACGCGCCGCTGTCCGCGCCGTCGATCAACCCGCTCGAACGCGAGCCGATCCACCACGTGCTCGACGTCGGCGTGCGTGCGATCAACGCGCTGCTCACCGTCGGCCGCGGCCAGCGGATGGGCCTGTTCGCGGGCTCCGGCGTCGGCAAGTCGGTGCTGCTCGGCACGATGGCGCGCTACACGAGCGCCGAAGTGATCGTGATCGGGCTGATCGGCGAACGCGGTCGCGAAGTGAAGGAATTCATCGAACAGATCCTCGGTGAGGACGGGCTCGCGCGCTCGGTCGTCGTCGCCGCGCCGGCCGACGTGTCGCCGCTGCTGCGGATGCAGGGCGCGGCCTACGCGACGTCGCTCGCCGAGTATTTCCGCGACCAGGGCAAGCACGTGCTGCTGCTGATGGATTCGCTGACGCGCTACGCGATGGCGCAGCGCGAGATCGCGCTGGCGATCGGCGAGCCGCCCGCGACGAAGGGCTATCCGCCGTCGGTGTTCGCGAAGCTGCCCGCGCTCGTCGAGCGCACCGGCAACGGGCCCGAAGGCGGCGGCTCGATCACCGCGTTCTACACGGTGCTGACCGAAGGCGACGACCAGCAGGACCCGATCGCCGATTCGGCACGCGCGATCCTCGACGGCCACATCGTGCTGTCGCGCACGCTCGCCGAAGCCGGCCACTATCCGGCGATCGACATCGAGGCGTCGATCAGCCGCGCGATGACCGCGCTGATCGACGAAACGCATCTCGACCACGTGCGGCAGTTCAAGCAGATGCTGTCGCGCTACCAGCGCAATCGCGACCTGATCGCGGTCGGCGCGTACGCGCCCGGCCGCGACGCACAGCTCGACCGCGCGATCGCGCTCTATCCGCGCATCGAATCGTTCCTGCAGCAGGGCTTTCGCGAATGCGCGCCATTCGCATCGAGCCTCGCCGGGCTCGATGCGCTGTTCGACGCTTACGGAGGCTGA
- the fliG gene encoding flagellar motor switch protein FliG, translating to MNAEGLTKSALLLMSIGEEEAAQVFKFLAPREVQKIGAAMAALKNVTREQVEDVLQDFVKEAEQHTALSLDSSDYIRSVLTKALGEDKAGVLIDRILQGSDTSGIEGLKWMDSGAVAELIKNEHPQIIATILVHLDRDQASEIASCFVERLRNDVMLRIATLDGIQPAALRELDDVLTGLLSGSDNLKRSPMGGIRTAAEILNFMTSVHEEGVLESVRQYDADLAQKIVDQMFVFENLLELEDRAIQMVLKEVESETLIIALKGAPPALRQKFLANMSQRAAELLAEDLDARGPVRVSEVETQQRRILQIVRNLAESGQIVIGGKAEDAYV from the coding sequence ATGAACGCTGAAGGCTTGACCAAGAGCGCGCTCCTGCTGATGTCGATCGGCGAGGAAGAGGCCGCGCAGGTATTCAAGTTCCTCGCGCCGCGCGAGGTGCAGAAGATCGGCGCCGCGATGGCCGCGCTGAAGAACGTCACGCGCGAGCAGGTCGAGGACGTGCTGCAGGACTTCGTGAAGGAAGCCGAGCAGCACACCGCGCTGTCGCTCGATTCGAGCGACTACATCCGCTCGGTGCTGACGAAGGCGCTCGGCGAGGACAAGGCCGGCGTGCTGATCGACCGCATCCTGCAGGGCAGCGACACGAGCGGCATCGAGGGCCTGAAGTGGATGGACTCGGGCGCCGTGGCCGAACTGATCAAGAACGAGCATCCGCAGATCATCGCGACGATCCTCGTGCACCTCGACCGCGACCAGGCGTCCGAGATCGCGTCGTGCTTCGTCGAGCGGCTGCGCAACGACGTGATGCTGCGGATCGCGACGCTCGACGGCATCCAGCCGGCCGCGCTGCGCGAGCTCGACGACGTGCTGACGGGCCTGCTGTCCGGCAGCGACAACCTGAAGCGCAGCCCGATGGGCGGCATCCGCACCGCGGCCGAGATCCTGAACTTCATGACGAGCGTGCATGAGGAAGGCGTGCTCGAAAGCGTGCGCCAGTACGACGCCGACCTCGCGCAGAAGATCGTCGACCAGATGTTCGTGTTCGAGAACCTGCTGGAGCTCGAGGATCGCGCGATCCAGATGGTGCTGAAGGAAGTCGAATCGGAAACGCTCATCATCGCGCTGAAGGGCGCACCGCCCGCGCTGCGCCAGAAGTTCCTCGCGAACATGTCGCAGCGTGCGGCCGAACTGCTCGCCGAGGATCTCGACGCGCGCGGCCCGGTGCGCGTATCCGAAGTCGAGACGCAGCAGCGCCGCATCCTGCAGATCGTGCGCAACCTCGCCGAGAGCGGCCAGATCGTGATCGGCGGCAAGGCGGAAGACGCGTATGTCTGA
- the fliJ gene encoding flagellar export protein FliJ — translation MAHGFPLQLLLDRAQEDLDMAAKQLGTAQRDRTAAAEQLDALLHYRDEYHARFSQSAQNGMPAGNWRNFQAFIDTLDAAILQQRNVLAAAEVRIDEARPNWQQKKRTVGSYEILQARGVAQEAQRDARREQRDADEHAAKILRMRADAARSS, via the coding sequence ATGGCTCACGGCTTTCCCCTTCAGCTGCTGCTCGACCGCGCGCAGGAAGACCTCGACATGGCCGCGAAGCAGCTCGGCACCGCGCAACGCGACCGCACCGCGGCCGCCGAACAGCTCGACGCGCTGCTGCACTATCGCGACGAATACCACGCCCGCTTCTCGCAATCCGCGCAGAACGGGATGCCGGCCGGCAACTGGCGCAATTTCCAGGCATTCATCGACACGCTCGACGCCGCGATCCTGCAACAGCGCAATGTGCTGGCCGCGGCCGAAGTCCGCATCGACGAGGCGCGCCCGAACTGGCAACAGAAGAAACGCACCGTCGGCTCGTATGAAATCCTGCAGGCGCGCGGCGTCGCGCAGGAAGCGCAGCGCGACGCGCGGCGCGAACAGCGCGATGCCGACGAACACGCCGCGAAGATCCTGCGCATGCGGGCCGACGCGGCCCGCTCGTCGTAA
- the fliE gene encoding flagellar hook-basal body complex protein FliE, whose product MTANVSGIGSVLQQMQSMAAQASGGVGSPAAALAGSGAATAGTFASAMKASLDKISGDQQHALGEAKAFEVGAPNVSLNDVMVDMQKANIGFQFGLQVRNKLVSAYNEIAQMSV is encoded by the coding sequence ATGACTGCGAACGTCAGCGGAATCGGTTCGGTGTTGCAACAGATGCAGTCGATGGCCGCACAGGCGTCCGGCGGCGTCGGGAGCCCGGCGGCGGCGCTGGCCGGCTCGGGCGCGGCGACGGCCGGCACGTTCGCGAGCGCGATGAAGGCGTCGCTCGACAAGATCAGCGGCGACCAGCAGCACGCGCTCGGCGAGGCCAAGGCGTTCGAGGTCGGCGCGCCGAACGTGTCGCTGAACGACGTGATGGTCGACATGCAGAAAGCCAACATCGGCTTCCAGTTCGGGCTTCAGGTCCGCAACAAGTTGGTGAGCGCTTACAACGAAATCGCGCAGATGTCCGTCTGA
- the fliF gene encoding flagellar basal-body MS-ring/collar protein FliF codes for MDSQANSLINPDARAGLASPAPGAAAAAALPGAGGAGADFGLGGFAERIPGISRMKGNPKLPFVIAVALAIAAITALVLWSRTPDYRVLYSNLSDRDGGAIITALQQANVPYKFADAGGAILVPSSQVHETRLKLAAMGLPKGGSVGFELMDNQKFGISQFAEQVNYQRALEGELQRTIESINAVRSARVHLAIPKPSVFVRDKEAPSASVFVDLYPGRVLDEGQVQAITRMVSSGVPDMPAKNVTIVDQDGNLLTQSASASGLDASQLKYVQQVEHNTQKRIDAILAPIFGTGNARSQVSADLDFSKIEQTSESYGPNGVPQQAAIRSQQTSSATELAQGGASGVPGALSNTPPQPASAPVVAGNGQNAPQTTPVSDRKDQTTNYELDKTIRHLEQPMGSVKRLSVAVVVNYQPVADAKGHVTMQPLPPAKLAQVEQLVKDAMGYDEKRGDSVNVVNSAFSTVSDPYADLPWWRQPDMIAMAKEAAKWLGIAAAAAALYFMFVRPAMRRAFPPAEPAAPALAAPDDPVALDGLPAPVKTEEPDPMLLGFENEKNRYERNLDYARTIARQDPKIVATVVKNWVSDER; via the coding sequence ATGGATTCGCAGGCCAACTCGCTGATCAATCCCGACGCCCGCGCGGGCCTCGCCAGCCCGGCGCCAGGCGCCGCCGCGGCCGCCGCGTTGCCGGGCGCGGGTGGCGCAGGCGCGGACTTCGGGCTTGGCGGCTTCGCGGAACGCATTCCCGGCATCTCGCGGATGAAGGGCAACCCGAAGCTGCCGTTCGTGATCGCCGTCGCGCTCGCCATCGCCGCGATCACCGCGCTCGTGCTGTGGAGCCGCACGCCCGACTACCGCGTGCTGTACAGCAACCTGTCGGACCGCGACGGCGGCGCGATCATTACCGCGCTCCAGCAGGCAAACGTTCCCTACAAGTTCGCCGATGCCGGCGGCGCGATCCTCGTGCCGTCGAGCCAGGTGCATGAAACGCGCCTGAAGCTCGCCGCGATGGGCCTGCCCAAGGGCGGCTCGGTCGGCTTCGAGCTGATGGACAACCAGAAATTCGGCATCAGCCAGTTCGCCGAACAGGTGAACTACCAGCGCGCGCTCGAAGGCGAGCTGCAGCGCACCATCGAATCGATCAACGCGGTGCGCAGCGCGCGCGTGCATCTGGCGATCCCGAAGCCGTCGGTCTTCGTGCGCGACAAGGAAGCGCCGAGCGCGTCGGTGTTCGTCGACCTCTACCCGGGCCGCGTGCTCGACGAGGGCCAGGTCCAGGCGATCACGCGGATGGTGTCGTCCGGCGTACCCGACATGCCCGCGAAGAACGTGACGATCGTCGACCAGGACGGCAACCTGCTGACCCAGTCCGCATCGGCGTCCGGCCTCGACGCGAGCCAGCTCAAGTACGTGCAGCAGGTCGAGCACAACACGCAGAAGCGCATCGACGCGATCCTCGCGCCGATCTTCGGCACCGGTAACGCACGCTCGCAGGTCAGCGCGGACCTCGACTTCTCGAAGATCGAACAGACGTCGGAAAGCTACGGCCCGAACGGCGTGCCGCAGCAGGCCGCGATCCGCAGCCAGCAGACCAGCAGCGCGACCGAACTCGCGCAGGGCGGCGCGTCGGGCGTGCCGGGCGCGCTGTCGAACACGCCGCCGCAGCCGGCCTCCGCGCCGGTCGTCGCCGGCAACGGCCAGAACGCGCCGCAGACGACGCCCGTGAGCGACCGCAAGGACCAGACGACCAACTACGAGCTCGACAAGACGATCCGCCACCTCGAGCAGCCGATGGGCAGCGTGAAGCGGCTGTCGGTCGCGGTCGTCGTCAACTACCAGCCGGTCGCCGACGCGAAGGGCCACGTGACGATGCAGCCGCTGCCGCCCGCGAAGCTCGCGCAGGTCGAGCAGCTCGTGAAGGATGCGATGGGCTACGACGAGAAGCGTGGCGACTCGGTAAACGTCGTGAACAGCGCGTTCTCGACCGTGAGCGACCCGTACGCCGACCTGCCGTGGTGGCGCCAGCCCGACATGATCGCGATGGCGAAGGAAGCCGCGAAGTGGCTCGGCATCGCGGCGGCCGCGGCGGCGCTCTACTTCATGTTCGTGCGCCCGGCGATGCGCCGCGCGTTCCCGCCAGCCGAGCCGGCTGCGCCGGCGCTCGCGGCGCCGGACGATCCGGTCGCGCTCGACGGGTTGCCTGCGCCGGTCAAGACCGAGGAGCCCGACCCGATGCTGCTCGGCTTCGAGAACGAGAAGAACCGCTACGAACGCAACCTCGACTACGCGCGCACGATCGCCCGCCAGGATCCGAAGATCGTCGCCACCGTCGTGAAGAACTGGGTGTCCGATGAACGCTGA
- the fliH gene encoding flagellar assembly protein FliH has product MSDSASDRAGTLTAYQRWEMASFDPPPPPPPPDDAAAAAAALAEELQRVRDAAHAEGHAAGHVEGQALGYQAGFEQGREQGFEAGQADAREQAAQLAALAASFREAVSTVEHDLASDIAQLALDIAQQVVRQHVKHDPAALVAAVRDVLAAEPALAGAPHLAVNPADLPVVEAYLQDDLDTLGWNVRTDASIERGGCRAHAATGEVDATLPTRWQRVAAAIGKVSTW; this is encoded by the coding sequence ATGTCTGATTCGGCGAGCGATCGCGCGGGCACCCTCACCGCGTACCAGCGGTGGGAAATGGCGTCGTTCGACCCGCCCCCGCCGCCGCCTCCGCCCGACGACGCGGCCGCCGCCGCCGCCGCGCTCGCCGAGGAACTGCAGCGCGTACGCGACGCCGCGCATGCCGAAGGCCATGCGGCCGGCCACGTCGAAGGCCAGGCGCTCGGCTACCAGGCCGGTTTCGAGCAGGGCCGCGAACAGGGTTTCGAAGCCGGCCAGGCCGACGCGCGCGAACAGGCCGCGCAGCTTGCCGCGCTCGCCGCGTCCTTCCGCGAGGCCGTGTCGACCGTCGAACACGACCTTGCATCCGACATCGCGCAACTCGCACTCGACATCGCGCAGCAGGTCGTGCGCCAGCACGTGAAGCACGACCCGGCCGCGCTCGTCGCGGCCGTGCGCGACGTGCTCGCGGCCGAACCCGCGCTCGCCGGCGCACCGCATCTCGCGGTGAATCCGGCCGACCTGCCCGTCGTCGAAGCCTACCTGCAGGACGACCTCGATACGCTCGGCTGGAACGTGCGCACCGACGCGTCGATCGAGCGCGGCGGCTGCCGCGCGCACGCCGCGACCGGCGAGGTGGACGCGACGCTGCCCACGCGCTGGCAGCGCGTCGCCGCCGCGATCGGCAAGGTGAGCACGTGGTGA